CAAAACTGCCGCTGGCGAAGCCGGTTTCCCCATCACGGGTGGCAGCGTCAGCGCCATGTTTGGCTTCTTTCTTTGCGAAGGTCCTGTTCGCAACTTTGAGGAAGCCAAGGCCACAGATTCGGAGCGTTTCGGCAGGCTGCATCGCGCCATGCTTGAGCGTGGCGTTTATCTCGCGCCCTCTGCATATGAAGCCGGTTTCACATCATTGGCCCATTCCGATGCAGACATCGAAGCAACGATTAACGCCTTCCGCGAGAGCTTTGCCGTTATCGGTTAGGCCTCAAACTTAATCATTGCAGGCATCAATTCCACCAGTTCCTCCCGCTTTGATCTGCACGATCCAAGCGGTTCAAAGCAGCTGGCTAAAAACGCCCATTCAGGCCGTTCGCCAGCTTGAATATCAAAGCTTCCGCGTGATTCATGCTCCGGATTCAACTGAGAAACAAAACGCGGAGCGAAAAGTAAAAGTAGAACCAAGGACAGTGATTGATAGCCGGCTCACAATCCTGGCTGAAAACTTTCAATCATTAGAACGCTGGCAACCGAGAGCCATGGGATATGGACAGCTCAATTACACGTGGTCATTCAAGGCTCCATTGGGCTTCGTGGCAAAACCACATCCCGGCAAAACTTCAAACACAATGAATACAACAACCATTCACGTTGAAGGCAGTTTAAAAATCAACCCACAACTGCAATTTGAATTGCACAATCTATCAACATTGAGACAGGACACATCAAGCGATTTGATCAACAGATTGGATGAACAAGCCAAGGGAAGCTGCATTCCTCAATCACGATCTTAATTGCGCCAAGAAAATAATATTTTCAACAACAAACTCCTTTTATCTCTTCATGCAATTGGATGCACCCAACGCACAAGCGCCTTGCCAGGGCTAGCGATATCCGTAATATTTTCATAGACAAAATCTTGCCAACCAATCTCTGGCAATCCGGCAAAGAGCATCAGATTGAGTGGGAACTCCTCAGAGTCGGTACAACGACGAAAATCATCACGAAACAGAAAAATTGGTTTACCTAAAGCCATGGCAGCACCCAGTTCCACCATGACGCCCTCATCAGGAGGTGTTCCATTCACGATCGCAAATAGGGCATCTGCATCACGAACATCCTGAAGATCTTTTTGTGCAACGCGATAAGCCCAGCCAGGTTCTGCAAAATCAATCTGGCCATTGCGCGTGAAAGGCTCCCAAACCTCTAATCCAAGCGCAGTTAATGCATCAACAAATTCAGGAAGCAACAGGCGTTTCCACTGCTCAGAAAAGCCATAGGGCGAGGCCAGATAAATGGTGCGGCGCATCTAGTTAGGAATCAAGACGAGATTGGCGATAGTGGCTTTCATCAGCAATCGCTTTTGCGGCATTTTCCCAAGGGAACAAAAGCCACTCAGAACTCAAGGTCACCTCAGCGGCATCCCACCATTGGGGCGGAGATTTGCTGATCCAAACGGCATAGGTGGCCTGAGGCCATTGAAGCCGAAGCCCTTGCAAGGTCCGTCCAGTCTCAAAGACATCATCGACGATTAAACAGTGGTTATCGGGTTCCATTAACAGGGGAAGTCCTAAGGCATGACTCAGCCCTACGGCCAAACAAAGACCACCCCGAGGGATACCAAACACACCGTTCAGGGATCGACCGCTATATCGCTCTGTAAGGACTTGAACGCAGGCATCAAAATCAGCCCAATTGAGTTGCTTCATGCCGTGAGAATGGCATTTCAACGCTTGATCAGCATCCATGATTCAAGAGATTCCTCCCCAAGAGCAGATGCGCAAGTGGTTTCGTAGTCACCTGCTGTCGCGCGACGTTGAGCTTCAGGAGCTGTATGAGCTCGAGCAGGGTGATCTAGACCTTCTCATGGCAGAAACCGCAGAGATCCGCTCCGATGCTGAAAACCGGTCCCGCAGCCATGGACGCTGGTGCACAGCTGGCTATGTGCTCGAACTTTCCAGGATCATTGATCAACGCAGGGCGTCTGAGAGATCATTCGATAGGCGGTAATGCCTTAAACGATCGATCAATCTGGCAAGACATAACAATCAATCCCCACCCTATTGAGCAATCGAGAAGGCCAAGACTGGCGAATTTTGTAATCGGATCTCAATTGACGCAACACTCTTTTCTGGTAACTAATTTTACTTGGCTTATCGGCCAGAATTTTCTCTATATCCTTGATTTGATTATGAATAGAACGCTTGCGGAAGACTCCATAAATACTGTTAATGCTCTGCTTTAATTCAGCCTTGACTGAACTCAAATCAACGGACATCTGTTCACGCAACCGATTTAACATCACTTGATCGGTTGATACGGCATAAGGATCTTTTTGCTCAGGCAAATGATCAAGAACTCTCAACAAGAATGCAACCCTGGCATGCCTACTTGGGAAAGCAGCCAATTGGTGCGCAGTAGGCCCTTCTCCAAGAGCGACAGTCTTTCGACCAGTACTTTGTGCCAATGTTCGCTTCACGACGCCGCCCTCCTTCAGCATGAGATCGTCCAAACCACGCAGATAGTAATGATGGATCGGGAAGGCCAAGCCCTCGCTCAAACCCAAACAGCGCCCACGCCCCCTTGTCCCTGAACGATGCAAACCGAGACCCGTCAAT
The DNA window shown above is from Synechococcus sp. CC9902 and carries:
- a CDS encoding nucleoside 2-deoxyribosyltransferase gives rise to the protein MRRTIYLASPYGFSEQWKRLLLPEFVDALTALGLEVWEPFTRNGQIDFAEPGWAYRVAQKDLQDVRDADALFAIVNGTPPDEGVMVELGAAMALGKPIFLFRDDFRRCTDSEEFPLNLMLFAGLPEIGWQDFVYENITDIASPGKALVRWVHPIA
- a CDS encoding phosphoribosyltransferase; the encoded protein is MKQLNWADFDACVQVLTERYSGRSLNGVFGIPRGGLCLAVGLSHALGLPLLMEPDNHCLIVDDVFETGRTLQGLRLQWPQATYAVWISKSPPQWWDAAEVTLSSEWLLFPWENAAKAIADESHYRQSRLDS
- a CDS encoding glycosyltransferase family 2 protein; protein product: MFDGEAPYLQSFIDHHRSIGIDQFYPVIAPGGAPLCREILSRNKLSFTEVEGQKIGAVRGLIKEDYVAVIDADEYLHPDLLPFIQEEAFQSLAMPWRMTATLSDSGFESGVKRFFDFPQIKSVMHTRSLTGLGLHRSGTRGRGRCLGLSEGLAFPIHHYYLRGLDDLMLKEGGVVKRTLAQSTGRKTVALGEGPTAHQLAAFPSRHARVAFLLRVLDHLPEQKDPYAVSTDQVMLNRLREQMSVDLSSVKAELKQSINSIYGVFRKRSIHNQIKDIEKILADKPSKISYQKRVLRQLRSDYKIRQSWPSRLLNRVGIDCYVLPD